GGTGCTGGCGCGGGACGTCAGCATCGGCGACACCACGGTGGTCGAGTGGGCCTTCGCGGACGGCACGCGGCGCTCGCTCGCGGTCTTCGCCCTCCTCGCGGTGGCGGCCGTGGGCGGCCTCTTCGAGGGCGTCCTGGAGAAGGCCGTCCTCTGGCTCGACGAGGGCGGCACGCTCCTGGGGATGATGACCGACGAGATCCGTCCGCTCGCCGGGATCGCCGCGGCCACGGCCTCCGCCGGCCCCCTCATCGCCGTGGCGCACCCGGTCCTTGACTGGGTGGCCATCCCGCTGCTCCTCCTGCCGGTGCTGATGATGTACCTCGCGGTCCAGTGGGTGCAGGACAGCCGCCGCGACCTCGAGGAGTCGATCGCCGCGATGTCCCGCCTGCCGGAGGTCAGCGGCTTCTCCCGCACCGGGCACGGGCGCCGGGTCGCCGACATCGCGGTGCGGATCGCGAACGAGATGAGTGTGGACCCGGAGACCTCCCAACGCATCGAGCGCACGGCCCTGCTGCACGACCTCGGGCACCTCGGCCTGCCGGAACCCCTGCCGGGGGGCAGGACCCTCAACGCCTCCTCCCAGACCCAGGAGCAGATCGCCTGCACCACGGTGCGGATCGTCGGGAGCGCGCCGATGTTCGAGGAGCTGCTGCCACTGCTGGACCAAGTGCGCACGCCCTTCCGCCAGTGGCGAGAGTTCGGCGAGCGCATCCCGCTCGAGTCGCGCATCGTGCGCGTCGCCAATGCCTGGGACGACATCACCGAGGGGGCGCGCTCGCCGCGGGCCCGGCAGGTGGCCCTGGAGCGGCTGCACCTGGGTCTGGGCTACGAGTACGACCCGGACGTCGTCGCGGCCCTTGAGCAGGTCTTCGTCGCCGAGGGTGCGTTGGTGGTGTAGGTCGGGCTGGTTTCGAGGTTCGCCCGCTGCGCGGACTCTCGCCTCAACCAGCGGTGGTCGACGTGGCTTCGTGGCTCGTCGCAGAGCTCCTCGCACCTCAGCCAGCGGTGCCGGCATGACGAAGGGGGCCCACCGCACCGTGTGCAGTGGACCCCCGACGATCGGGACGAGCAGGCTCAGCCCTGCTTGGTCTCCCAGAAGATCTTGTCGATCTCGGCGATCTTGGCGAGGAGCTCGTCGGCCTTGCCCTCGTCGAAGGTGCCCTTGGTGCCGGAGGCGCCGGCGAGCTTGGTGGCCTCGTTGACCAGCACGTGCAGCTGCGGGTACTTATCGAAGTGCGGCGGCTTGAAGTAGTCCGTCCACAGCACCCACAGGTGGTGCTTGACCAGCTCGGAGCGCTCCTCCTTGATGACGATCGCGCGGGCGCGGAAGTCCGGGTCGTCGCTCTCGTTGGCCTTCTGGATGATCATCTTGACCGACTCGGCCTCGATGCGAGCCTGCGCGGGGTCGTACACACCGCAGGGGAGGTCGCAGTGGGCGCTGACCTCGGTGATCTGGAAGATGTCGCGAAGACGCATGTGGTGCCTTCCTCTCGTGGTCGGTTGCTGCCGCCCGTCATGCGAGCGGCGCCGTCTTCAACCTACTCGTTAGCCCCGACGACGTCACGTGAAGGAGGCTCTCCTGCAAGGTATTCGCAGTACAACCCGGGCGAGGACCGCCGAGCGGGGGAGGGAGCCCACGAGCCACGAGTCCACGCCGACGCCGGGGTTGTCCCCCTCGATCCACCACCGGTCCGGGTCCGCCGGGTCGGTGCCGGTGACGCGCTTGACCGACACCGGTCGCGGCATGCCGTGCGCGTCGCGGGGGAGCCGCACGATCGCCAGCGAGCCGACCCGCGCCCGGGCGCCCCAGAGCACGAGCAGCAGGTCGCCCTCGTGCAGGGTCGGCTCCATGGAGGCTCCGACGACGCGTGCCAGGCCCGGACGGATCATGCCCGCATCGTAGGTGTCGGCTAGCGGATGAGCCTGCTGTAGGTGATCGCCGAGCCGCTGACGTAGCCGGTGCGGCGGGCCGTGGCCCGGGCCTTGATCCGCTTCCCCCGGTCGATCCGCCTGACCGTGTACGTCTTCGCGGTCGCTCCCGTGATCCGGGTCCCGTTGCGGTACCACCGGTAGCGGTAGCTCGAGGGTCGCGGCGTCCACGCCCCGACCCTGGCGGTCAGGGTCCGCCCCGCGGCGGGTGTGCCGGAGATGTACGGGCGGGTCGTGGAGTGCATCGGGATGCCGACGCGGTAGGAGGTGGCGGGCTTGTTCTTGTAGCCCGCGCGTCGGGCCCTGACCGTAACCGTGAGGTAGCGGCCCGCGTCCGCGGTCCTCGGGGTGTACGTGCGCGCGGTGGCTCCCGTGATCGCGACGCCGTTGCGCTTCCACCGGTAGGTGTACGACGTCGGGGTCGGGGACCACGCGCCGTTCGACGTGGTGAGCTTCTTGCCGACCCCCTTCGTGCCGGTGATCCGCGGGACGGCCGTGTTGGTGAAGAGGCGCAGCGTCGCGTTGTTCGAGATCCTCACGACCGCGTCGCTGCTGCTCGTCGAGACCGTGGTGACCTTGATGCGGCCGTCGTGGCTGGAGAAGGTCCGGCCGGCGGCGAGGACCCCGTCGGCGTCGGGCGCGGTGCCGGGTGTCGGGTCGAGCAGCACGCTCGCGCCGGACAGGCCGTTGTAGCGCAGGACGCGGACGCCCGGCACCGCCGCGGTGGGGGTGTGGGCATCGCGCCCGGACGCGGTGCGGTACTCGACGTAGTAGGTCGTCCCGGTGACCGAGTTCGTGACCCTGGCGGCGCGGACGCCGGTGCGGCCCGACAGGGGCGCGAGGGTGACGGAGGTGGTCCCCGGGCCGACGGTGACGGCCGCGGCGGCCTCCAGGGTGCCGACCCGCAGCGCCTGCGGCGTGGAGAGCATCGCCGCCTCGCTCGGCCCCGAGTAGCTCATGACGTCGAAGCCGTCCTCGTACTCGTACTCGGTGCAGTCCGAGGGCCACCAGTCGTCGACGAGCCGGGCATCGGTGCGCCCGGGGCACACGAGCCAGTTGGCATGGCCGAGGGACATGTTGTGCCCGAGCTCGTGGGCGAGCACCGGCCAGTCGGTGTCGGCGACGGAGAGCATGCCCCCGTCGTTCGGCCCCGACCCGATCGTGCCGTACCCGTACCCGCACCCGGCGCGGGCCGCGGAGCGGGGGAGGTTGACCACGAGGCTCGCGTTGTCCGCCCAGGTCCACCCGAGTCGCTCGGCCGCCTCCGCCCAGTAGTCGAAGGGACCGGCGCTCGAGCAGCTGTGCACGGAGGTGTACTGGGCCCGCACCGTCGGGGCCCCCACCTGCAGCGT
Above is a window of Janibacter cremeus DNA encoding:
- a CDS encoding HD domain-containing phosphohydrolase, which produces MNHNHTRPGILLFAVAVILGSFATLRGELDGSALTPFVVVAFIAIIVGMQLPVSLAQRVLTPLTTAAALGLILAPLNFDGRAPGAASVLVIVWLGMLIGGVARRLRGRQLVEGSLAARFLGMALTAVLARDVSIGDTTVVEWAFADGTRRSLAVFALLAVAAVGGLFEGVLEKAVLWLDEGGTLLGMMTDEIRPLAGIAAATASAGPLIAVAHPVLDWVAIPLLLLPVLMMYLAVQWVQDSRRDLEESIAAMSRLPEVSGFSRTGHGRRVADIAVRIANEMSVDPETSQRIERTALLHDLGHLGLPEPLPGGRTLNASSQTQEQIACTTVRIVGSAPMFEELLPLLDQVRTPFRQWREFGERIPLESRIVRVANAWDDITEGARSPRARQVALERLHLGLGYEYDPDVVAALEQVFVAEGALVV
- the sodN gene encoding superoxide dismutase, Ni produces the protein MRLRDIFQITEVSAHCDLPCGVYDPAQARIEAESVKMIIQKANESDDPDFRARAIVIKEERSELVKHHLWVLWTDYFKPPHFDKYPQLHVLVNEATKLAGASGTKGTFDEGKADELLAKIAEIDKIFWETKQG
- a CDS encoding S24 family peptidase; its protein translation is MIRPGLARVVGASMEPTLHEGDLLLVLWGARARVGSLAIVRLPRDAHGMPRPVSVKRVTGTDPADPDRWWIEGDNPGVGVDSWLVGSLPRSAVLARVVLRIPCRRASFT